One window from the genome of Salmo salar chromosome ssa25, Ssal_v3.1, whole genome shotgun sequence encodes:
- the LOC106586050 gene encoding G-protein coupled receptor 183-like, with the protein MMEVMRTSSHANPTPTPTLNDSNTCTTLYDHLEYARVLMPLFYSIVFSVGLLGNALALHVIRPNLKKMNSTTLYSANLVISDILFTLSLPLRIIYYALGFHWPLGETLCKITGLIFYINTYAGVNFMTCLSVDRFIAVVLPLRFARFRKVSNVRFICVGVWLLVLMQTLPLLSMPMTNVESDGFITCMEYPNFDQVPNIAYMLIGAVFLGYGVPVVTILLCYSILCCKLRLSAKTNHLTDKSGRSRKAVGVICCVSLVFVVCFSPYHINLLQYMIRKLIYETDCAELTAFQISLHFTVCLMNLNSCLDPFIYFFACKGYKRKVLKILKRQVSVSFSSAVRTSPEGSSRDVVDGKKIHLNSARYEQCVQQNGQR; encoded by the coding sequence ATGATGGAGGTGATGAGGACCTCCAGCCATGCAAACCCCACCCCTACCCCCACCCTCAATGACTCAAACACCTGCACGACTCTGTATGACCACCTGGAGTACGCTCGAGTCCTCATGCCCCTCTTCTACAGCATCGTCTTCTCCGTGGGGTTGCTGGGCAATGCCCTGGCACTGCATGTCATCCGGCCCAACCTAAAGAAGATGAACTCCACCACGCTTTACTCTGCCAACCTGGTCATCTCCGACATCCTGTTCACACTGTCACTACCGTTACGGATAATCTACTACGCCCTGGGCTTCCACTGGCCCCTGGGGGAGACCCTGTGCAAGATCACAGGGCTGATCTTCTACATCAACACGTATGCCGGGGTCAACTTCATGACCTGCCTCAGTGTGGACCGATTCATTGCTGTGGTCTTGCCGCTCCGGTTCGCACGCTTCCGGAAGGTCTCCAATGTCCGGTTCATCTGCGTTGGGGTGTGGTTGCTGGTCTTAATGCAAACTTTGCCCCTCCTCTCCATGCCCATGACTAATGTGGAGTCTGATGGCTTCATCACTTGTATGGAGTATCCCAACTTCGATCAGGTGCCCAACATCGCCTACATGCTGATCGGCGCCGTGTTCCTAGGCTATGGAGTCCCCGTGGTGACAATCCTATTGTGCTACTCCATACTGTGCTGTAAACTCCGCCTCTCGGCCAAGACCAATCACCTGACGGACAAGTCGGGGCGCAGCCGCAAAGCTGTTGGGGTGatctgctgtgtctccctggtGTTCGTGGTGTGTTTCAGCCCCTACCACATCAACCTCCTCCAATACATGATCCGAAAGCTGATCTATGAAACGGACTGTGCTGAACTCACAGCCTTCCAGATCTCCTTACACTTCACTGTTTGTCTGATGAACCTTAACTCCTGCCTGGACCCATTCATCTACTTCTTTGCCTGTAAGGGTTACAAGAGGAAGGTGCTGAAGATCCTGAAGAGGCAGGTGAGCGTGTCCTTCTCCAGCGCAGTACGGACATCACCCGAGGGGTCGTCCAGAGACGTCGTAGATGGTAAGAAGATCCACCTCAACAGCGCTAGGTACGAACAGTGTGTCCAACAGAATGGCCAAAGATGA